In the genome of Criblamydia sequanensis CRIB-18, one region contains:
- the nuoE gene encoding NADH-quinone oxidoreductase subunit NuoE → MISEKTKEAIFKLQALYPKKRSALIPALHLVQNEVGYLPLDIQSEVADLFGIEPNEVNAVVTFYDMFYDKPVGKHLIHVCKNVSCMLRGSDEVIGSLCQKLKVDLKEVTEDGEFTVFASECLGACDKAPMMLVDDEVIGPIKLEDLDKILADAKKGPGHPSPVDLGAISHG, encoded by the coding sequence ATGATAAGTGAAAAGACAAAAGAAGCTATTTTCAAATTACAAGCGCTCTATCCTAAAAAAAGATCGGCTTTAATACCGGCTTTACACCTTGTTCAAAATGAAGTCGGCTATCTTCCCCTAGATATTCAAAGCGAAGTGGCGGACCTATTTGGAATTGAGCCAAATGAGGTCAATGCGGTCGTGACTTTTTATGATATGTTTTATGACAAGCCGGTTGGAAAGCATCTCATCCATGTTTGTAAAAATGTTTCCTGTATGCTTAGGGGATCAGATGAAGTGATAGGAAGTCTTTGTCAAAAATTAAAGGTCGACCTTAAAGAAGTCACAGAAGATGGGGAATTCACAGTTTTCGCCTCTGAATGTTTAGGCGCTTGCGATAAGGCTCCCATGATGCTTGTCGATGATGAAGTGATAGGGCCTATTAAACTTGAAGACTTGGATAAAATATTAGCGGATGCAAAAAAAGGGCCGGGTCACCCAAGTCCTGTAGATCTAGGGGCTATCTCTCATGGGTGA
- the nuoF gene encoding NADH-quinone oxidoreductase subunit NuoF, with protein sequence MGEMRILTEYIDNPNQSDIKTYEANGGYQAIRKVIPKMEPEMLTQMVKQSELRGRGGAGFSTGLKWSFIPKNTDQPKYLVCNADESEPGTFKDRLLIEHDPHQIIEGMILASYAIGANLSFIYCRGEYFKGIENLRRAVRQAKEAGYLGDHILGSDFSLSIVVHPGAGAYIAGEETAQLNSLEGYRATPRLKPPFPAVSGLYNKPTIINNVETLCNLPHIVNKGVLWYQSIGKPPKDTGTKIFQVSGQIRKPGCYEFPLGVSLREVLETAGFMLPGRTFKACYPGGSSCALLTEKDLDIPMDFESLAARKSALGTASIIVLDDTADMVKVATRLMEFYQNESCGKCTPCREGTRWVVQILTRIENGKGTFEDLKVIEQVCQNMETNSFCPLAVGAAPPILSAMMEFRSEFENYIRKNPNANEYPKMRIAYPYK encoded by the coding sequence ATGGGTGAAATGCGCATTCTGACAGAATATATCGATAATCCCAACCAGTCCGACATCAAGACTTATGAAGCTAATGGCGGCTATCAAGCTATTCGTAAAGTCATTCCAAAAATGGAACCTGAAATGTTAACCCAAATGGTTAAGCAATCAGAGCTTAGAGGAAGAGGCGGAGCCGGCTTTTCAACAGGGTTAAAATGGAGTTTTATTCCAAAAAATACCGATCAGCCAAAATACCTTGTCTGCAATGCCGATGAAAGCGAACCCGGGACTTTTAAAGACAGGCTTCTTATAGAGCATGACCCTCATCAAATTATTGAAGGGATGATTCTTGCAAGCTATGCCATAGGAGCCAATCTTAGCTTTATTTACTGCCGCGGAGAATATTTTAAAGGAATTGAAAATTTAAGAAGAGCGGTTAGGCAAGCCAAAGAGGCAGGCTATCTAGGCGACCATATTTTGGGGTCTGATTTTTCTTTAAGTATTGTTGTTCATCCGGGCGCCGGAGCTTACATTGCAGGAGAAGAGACGGCTCAATTAAACTCTCTTGAAGGCTATAGAGCGACACCAAGGCTTAAGCCTCCTTTTCCGGCTGTTTCAGGTCTTTATAACAAGCCTACCATCATCAATAATGTTGAAACTCTTTGCAACCTCCCCCACATCGTTAATAAGGGTGTCCTGTGGTACCAATCTATTGGAAAACCCCCTAAAGATACCGGAACTAAAATATTTCAAGTCAGCGGACAAATTAGAAAACCGGGCTGCTATGAATTTCCTCTCGGGGTTTCCTTAAGGGAAGTCCTTGAAACCGCAGGCTTTATGCTGCCCGGCAGGACCTTTAAAGCTTGCTATCCGGGAGGTTCTTCATGCGCCCTATTAACGGAAAAAGATCTTGATATCCCTATGGATTTTGAGTCCCTTGCCGCAAGAAAGTCAGCGCTTGGAACCGCATCCATTATCGTTTTAGATGACACGGCCGACATGGTAAAAGTTGCGACAAGGCTTATGGAATTCTATCAAAATGAATCCTGCGGCAAATGCACCCCATGCCGAGAAGGGACTAGGTGGGTGGTTCAAATACTCACTCGTATTGAAAACGGAAAAGGGACGTTTGAAGATTTAAAGGTTATCGAGCAAGTTTGTCAAAATATGGAAACTAATTCTTTTTGTCCCTTGGCAGTTGGGGCAGCTCCTCCCATTTTAAGCGCTATGATGGAATTTAGAAGCGAATTTGAAAATTATATCCGTAAAAACCCCAATGCGAATGAATACCCTAAAATGCGTATTGCTTACCCCTACAAGTGA
- the nuoG gene encoding NADH-quinone oxidoreductase subunit NuoG yields MLTLAQNKLITLTIDGNQVSVPQGTTVYQASKQLGIDIPIFCYLDRLPPFGACRMCLVEVEKMGKLQASCTLLATDGMVVTTQSQKAIQGRNEIIELLLINHPLDCPICDRGGECPLQENALAHGPGVSRFFEEKRHFKKPLPLGPVLMLDRERCIICARCTRFCDELSGDHALEFIERGYRTEVGTPKGEPIESKFIGNTIMICPVGALTSQVYRFRARPWDNHPTKTTCSLCPVGCSMIIDSRDGEIMRTRSCENKDVNDLWLCDKGWFGYEYTSSQDRLKKTLIKENGVFREAEYEEAIGLVAKKMLEVKGKTRIAAFGGNTLTTEENYLFQQLIRQNGGVNNIDHRIGTPIFSLADEGLSPGMECSIGSLEELNFAILLGIDLTEEFPVLWLRLRQAINRHAKTLFAGHFAPEIAPYFTETILHAPGEEIDVLKNQVKTLANFEGKGAIFVGRQYLQNKNRKAILSQILKLNSEFKDVSLNILEGNCNSMGARYAGVHPELLPRGEKLKNPGLDALSVLKEAAKNGWDFLYVAGCNPAAKFKSSLWESARKNLKFLVVQDLFLTETAKEADVVLPTLSYVEKGGSFINIENRVQKLFPGKEVPETLFSDARIFAEIARAANQPLATDAAFLESLKPGTLPLNRQGINASSESISEQNNHQLKTTFSKKLFDHGVRMKHDPHVFQLVKEAFVSLHPDEAKSRGLKEGDPIRVTHLENSMNAKVALNKKMALNTALFPLNFPEVAARELADELWNGLAIEIKKI; encoded by the coding sequence ATGCTGACTTTGGCTCAAAATAAATTGATTACTTTAACCATCGATGGGAATCAGGTTTCAGTTCCGCAAGGAACGACTGTTTATCAAGCATCGAAGCAACTTGGCATTGATATCCCGATTTTTTGCTATTTAGATAGATTGCCTCCTTTTGGCGCTTGCCGAATGTGCCTTGTTGAAGTTGAAAAAATGGGTAAGCTGCAAGCTTCTTGCACCCTTCTTGCAACAGACGGCATGGTGGTCACAACCCAAAGCCAAAAAGCCATCCAGGGAAGAAATGAAATAATTGAGCTTTTACTCATCAACCATCCCCTTGATTGTCCCATATGCGATAGAGGAGGGGAATGTCCTTTGCAAGAAAATGCGCTTGCCCATGGCCCGGGTGTCAGCCGATTCTTTGAAGAAAAAAGACATTTTAAAAAGCCTTTGCCATTAGGCCCTGTTTTAATGCTCGATCGAGAGCGTTGCATTATCTGCGCAAGGTGCACAAGGTTTTGCGATGAACTATCGGGAGATCATGCCCTTGAATTTATTGAAAGGGGATATCGAACCGAAGTTGGCACACCGAAGGGCGAGCCGATCGAGTCAAAGTTTATAGGCAATACGATCATGATCTGTCCTGTTGGTGCTCTTACAAGCCAAGTGTATCGATTTCGTGCAAGGCCTTGGGATAATCATCCTACTAAAACCACCTGTTCTTTATGTCCTGTCGGTTGCAGCATGATTATTGATTCCCGGGACGGTGAAATCATGCGCACCAGGTCTTGCGAGAATAAAGACGTCAATGACCTATGGCTATGCGATAAGGGCTGGTTTGGCTATGAATACACCTCAAGCCAGGATCGGTTAAAAAAAACGCTAATTAAAGAAAATGGGGTTTTTAGAGAAGCCGAATACGAGGAAGCCATAGGTTTAGTCGCAAAAAAAATGCTGGAAGTGAAAGGGAAGACAAGAATAGCAGCTTTTGGCGGCAACACGTTAACTACCGAAGAAAATTACCTATTTCAGCAATTGATCCGTCAAAATGGCGGTGTAAATAATATTGATCATCGAATCGGAACCCCTATTTTTTCATTAGCTGACGAAGGGTTGTCTCCCGGAATGGAATGTTCAATTGGCAGTTTAGAGGAACTAAATTTTGCGATTCTACTCGGAATTGACTTGACGGAAGAGTTTCCTGTTTTATGGCTTCGTTTAAGACAAGCTATTAATAGACACGCCAAAACCCTTTTTGCAGGTCATTTTGCACCTGAAATCGCCCCTTATTTTACTGAAACAATTTTGCATGCACCGGGTGAAGAAATCGACGTTTTAAAAAATCAGGTTAAAACCTTAGCTAATTTTGAGGGGAAAGGGGCTATTTTTGTCGGGCGTCAATACCTTCAAAATAAAAATAGGAAGGCTATTCTTTCCCAAATCCTAAAATTAAATTCTGAGTTTAAAGATGTCAGTTTAAATATTTTGGAAGGCAATTGCAATAGCATGGGCGCTCGGTATGCTGGAGTTCACCCGGAACTTTTACCAAGAGGCGAGAAGTTAAAAAATCCTGGGCTTGATGCTCTAAGCGTTTTAAAAGAAGCTGCAAAAAATGGCTGGGATTTTCTTTATGTGGCCGGATGCAACCCCGCAGCCAAATTTAAAAGCAGTTTATGGGAAAGCGCTCGAAAAAATCTAAAATTTTTAGTTGTTCAAGATCTTTTCCTAACAGAGACTGCAAAAGAAGCCGATGTCGTTTTGCCAACCTTAAGTTATGTCGAAAAAGGGGGAAGCTTTATTAATATTGAAAACCGAGTCCAAAAATTATTTCCCGGGAAAGAAGTGCCCGAAACCCTTTTTAGCGATGCTAGAATTTTTGCTGAAATTGCAAGAGCTGCAAATCAACCCTTAGCAACCGATGCCGCCTTTTTAGAGTCTTTAAAACCAGGGACTCTTCCTTTAAATAGACAAGGAATTAACGCATCTTCCGAATCAATTAGCGAGCAAAACAATCATCAGCTTAAGACAACGTTTTCGAAGAAACTATTTGATCATGGGGTGCGAATGAAACACGACCCTCATGTGTTTCAACTTGTTAAAGAAGCTTTTGTTAGTCTGCACCCGGACGAGGCGAAATCAAGAGGTCTAAAAGAAGGGGATCCGATTAGAGTCACCCATTTGGAAAATAGCATGAACGCAAAAGTGGCACTTAATAAAAAGATGGCTCTTAATACAGCACTCTTTCCTTTAAACTTCCCGGAAGTTGCGGCAAGAGAGCTTGCCGATGAGTTATGGAATGGTTTAGCAATTGAGATAAAGAAGATTTAA
- the nuoH gene encoding NADH-quinone oxidoreductase subunit NuoH, with protein sequence MLELAIETLIKGLILILILFGLAAYMTFCERVVMARMQLRLGPNRVGPLGLLQPIADGIKLFFKESFTPANAESLIFWIAPGISVFIALSLFVLIPFGEPIELWGRKINLWIADVNAGIVLILALSSLAVYGVVLAGWSSNNRYSLLGGLRGTAQMISYEIPMGISLLTVILAAGTLSLPEIVEKQRDHWFLWTNPIGFMVYLITAFAETNRAPFDLPEAEQELTAGYHTEYGGLRFAAFFLAEYVNILAVSSIATTLFLGGWLGPGNIPFVWFFLKVAVLVFLFMWVRAAMPRFRFDQLMQFGWKILIPLATINLIITAYFEVAWN encoded by the coding sequence ATGTTAGAACTTGCTATTGAAACATTGATCAAAGGATTGATTCTTATTTTAATCCTTTTTGGGTTAGCCGCATACATGACTTTTTGTGAAAGAGTCGTCATGGCAAGAATGCAGCTTAGACTTGGTCCTAATAGAGTAGGCCCTTTGGGTCTTTTACAACCTATAGCTGATGGCATAAAACTATTTTTTAAAGAGAGTTTTACACCCGCCAATGCCGAATCGTTAATTTTTTGGATCGCCCCCGGGATTTCTGTTTTTATCGCGCTGTCTTTATTTGTTCTAATCCCATTTGGCGAGCCAATAGAGCTTTGGGGACGAAAAATAAATTTATGGATAGCAGATGTTAATGCCGGTATTGTCCTTATTTTGGCTTTATCCTCGCTTGCAGTTTATGGAGTTGTTTTGGCCGGCTGGTCCTCCAATAACCGCTACTCTCTTCTTGGCGGCTTAAGAGGGACAGCCCAAATGATCAGCTATGAAATTCCGATGGGGATTTCACTGCTAACTGTAATTTTAGCGGCCGGTACTTTAAGCCTTCCTGAAATTGTCGAAAAACAAAGGGACCACTGGTTTCTTTGGACAAACCCGATTGGATTTATGGTCTACTTAATCACAGCTTTCGCCGAAACCAACCGCGCACCTTTCGATTTACCGGAAGCTGAACAAGAATTAACCGCCGGCTATCACACAGAATATGGGGGGCTTCGTTTTGCCGCTTTCTTTTTAGCCGAGTATGTCAACATTTTAGCTGTTTCCTCTATTGCTACAACCCTTTTTTTAGGGGGCTGGCTTGGGCCAGGCAATATTCCCTTCGTTTGGTTTTTTTTAAAAGTTGCTGTCCTTGTTTTTTTATTTATGTGGGTGAGAGCCGCCATGCCAAGATTTCGATTTGACCAGCTCATGCAGTTCGGCTGGAAGATCCTCATTCCCTTAGCCACAATCAATTTAATTATAACTGCTTATTTTGAGGTCGCATGGAATTAA
- the nuoI gene encoding NADH-quinone oxidoreductase subunit NuoI, with translation MELKLKQKLLNVLTLFKGLWIVLRHSFKKPITIRYPEEKRVLPRRSRGRHYLTKWNDGKERCVGCELCAIVCPSQAIYVKAKENDPENPHSHGERYASDFQINMLRCIYCGDCEEACPTGAIILSNDFELSGYSRESLIYTKDMLTEKNPGDSGRDPNREI, from the coding sequence ATGGAATTAAAGCTTAAGCAAAAGCTGTTAAATGTTTTGACCCTGTTTAAAGGACTTTGGATTGTATTAAGACACTCTTTTAAAAAGCCCATTACCATCAGGTATCCGGAAGAGAAAAGAGTACTTCCAAGAAGGTCAAGAGGACGCCATTATTTAACAAAATGGAATGATGGCAAAGAGCGCTGCGTCGGCTGCGAGCTTTGCGCTATTGTTTGCCCCTCACAAGCCATCTATGTGAAAGCTAAAGAAAATGACCCCGAAAACCCTCATTCTCATGGCGAGCGGTATGCCAGCGACTTTCAAATCAATATGCTTAGGTGCATCTATTGCGGCGATTGTGAAGAGGCATGTCCAACCGGCGCGATAATTTTAAGCAATGACTTTGAGCTTTCGGGTTACTCAAGGGAATCTTTGATTTATACCAAGGATATGCTTACCGAAAAGAATCCCGGTGATTCAGGCCGCGATCCAAATAGGGAGATTTAG
- a CDS encoding NADH-quinone oxidoreductase subunit J encodes MALYVQAILGFFLVLSSMGVIFARKPVYSSLSFLVALLMLAALYLQLSAEFIAVMQVLVYAGAILVLFIFVIVLFQDAHQKINLYAPKSSPILIGGAVGLLLASYIYLASKLKGIFSSQEDLPPWFGTVEALGKALYLDYFFPFEAVILLFLIAIVGSLFIAKKER; translated from the coding sequence GTGGCCTTATATGTCCAAGCCATTTTAGGCTTTTTCTTAGTTCTTTCTTCCATGGGTGTGATTTTTGCTAGAAAACCGGTTTATTCAAGCCTTTCTTTTCTAGTCGCGCTTTTAATGCTTGCCGCCCTTTACTTACAGCTTTCTGCCGAATTTATTGCTGTGATGCAAGTTTTAGTTTATGCGGGTGCCATCTTAGTTCTCTTTATCTTTGTCATCGTGCTTTTCCAAGACGCCCATCAAAAGATCAATCTCTATGCCCCTAAAAGCTCCCCTATTTTGATAGGTGGAGCGGTTGGCCTTCTTCTTGCGTCCTATATTTACCTTGCAAGCAAGCTTAAGGGAATTTTTTCGTCTCAAGAGGATTTGCCTCCCTGGTTTGGAACAGTTGAAGCCCTTGGCAAAGCCCTTTATCTGGATTATTTTTTTCCTTTTGAAGCGGTCATTTTGCTTTTTTTAATTGCCATAGTGGGCTCTTTATTTATTGCTAAAAAAGAGAGGTGA
- the nuoK gene encoding NADH-quinone oxidoreductase subunit NuoK — MSITIFVLISLAMFVCGIIGVLIKRNTLISFLSIELILNSANLLFVAFAREWEDQTGLVWVFFVLVVAAAEAAVGLAIMINLFRAKQVVDIDQFNTLRE; from the coding sequence ATGAGCATCACAATTTTTGTTTTAATTAGCCTTGCGATGTTTGTTTGCGGCATTATTGGAGTCCTTATAAAGAGAAACACCCTTATTTCTTTTTTATCCATTGAATTGATATTGAATTCGGCCAATCTTCTGTTTGTTGCTTTTGCAAGGGAATGGGAGGATCAAACCGGCCTCGTTTGGGTATTTTTTGTGTTAGTTGTGGCAGCGGCAGAAGCAGCCGTCGGTCTTGCTATTATGATTAACTTATTTAGAGCAAAACAAGTGGTCGATATTGATCAATTTAATACTTTGAGAGAATAG
- the nuoL gene encoding NADH-quinone oxidoreductase subunit L, with the protein MAEIIVLSLFLPLLGFLILTLFHASLSRKSTGLIACASVLLSFLCFFSLVTTYMVGTYEDTTLLLFKWIPIKGINADFKLHLDELSLLMGLIITGVGSLIHIYSIGYMEEDPDYIRYFAFLNFFVFAMLLLVLARHLLLLYAGWEAVGLASYLLIGFWVQKKEAGDAAIKAFVMNRIGDAGLLIGILLILYTFGTGDIGELAEKLEGGFSNTKLITLITLLLFAGAVGKSAQIPLQTWLPDAMEGPTPVSALIHAATMVTAGVYLVVRMNFLFNLAPETLNVIGFIGALTSLLAAIWATSQTDLKRVLAYSTISQLGLMFLATSVGAYYAAMFHLTTHAFVKALLFLAAGNVIHQMHGVTEMNQMGGLYKKFPITHWLFLIGVLALSGVPPLSAFFSKDIIVELEHITGHNFYFYVGIIISLLTAFYLTRAYCLTFLGEEKGSHQNLIKEARPVMWVPVSILAILAIVGGFLGFCFCPMPLLEKFLIDIGITPGEKELGVNLFNHIETWFAIAATLFGVGVSYLMFTRYVKKYNVTFQFIKKAFYINEIYEAVFVAPLKKLSKVIVKGIEPHLIEGSIEGAVLGVNGVGKFLQKYQSGQVRSYIAWMVLGTCLLVAYFIF; encoded by the coding sequence ATGGCAGAGATTATTGTCTTAAGTCTTTTTTTACCTTTGCTGGGATTTTTAATCCTTACTTTATTTCATGCTTCTCTTTCTCGAAAAAGCACTGGATTAATCGCTTGCGCAAGTGTCCTTCTCTCTTTTTTGTGCTTTTTTTCCCTTGTCACAACTTACATGGTCGGGACCTATGAAGATACCACCCTCCTCTTGTTTAAGTGGATTCCTATTAAGGGAATTAACGCCGATTTTAAACTTCATTTAGATGAGCTCTCTCTCTTAATGGGGCTTATCATCACAGGTGTCGGCAGTCTAATTCATATTTATTCCATAGGCTATATGGAAGAGGATCCCGACTATATAAGGTACTTTGCTTTTTTAAATTTCTTTGTCTTTGCGATGCTTCTTCTTGTTTTAGCAAGGCACTTACTTTTGCTTTATGCGGGATGGGAAGCGGTGGGCTTAGCCTCTTACCTTCTTATCGGGTTTTGGGTTCAGAAAAAAGAAGCCGGGGATGCTGCCATTAAAGCCTTTGTTATGAACCGGATAGGGGATGCGGGTCTTTTAATTGGAATCCTTCTTATTCTTTATACTTTTGGAACAGGAGATATCGGCGAGCTTGCAGAAAAATTAGAAGGGGGTTTTTCAAATACAAAGTTAATCACGCTGATTACTCTTCTGCTTTTTGCAGGAGCTGTTGGAAAATCAGCGCAAATTCCTCTTCAAACGTGGCTTCCGGACGCTATGGAAGGGCCAACCCCGGTATCGGCCCTTATTCACGCAGCCACGATGGTGACAGCCGGGGTCTATCTAGTGGTGCGGATGAATTTCCTTTTTAATTTGGCTCCTGAAACTCTCAACGTCATTGGCTTTATTGGCGCTCTAACTTCGCTTCTTGCTGCCATTTGGGCCACAAGTCAAACCGATTTAAAAAGAGTCCTTGCCTATTCAACAATTAGCCAGCTTGGGCTTATGTTTTTGGCGACAAGTGTAGGCGCTTACTACGCAGCGATGTTTCACTTAACGACACACGCCTTTGTAAAAGCCCTTTTATTCCTAGCTGCCGGAAATGTCATCCATCAAATGCATGGGGTGACAGAAATGAATCAAATGGGAGGGCTCTATAAAAAATTCCCTATTACCCATTGGCTTTTTCTAATCGGTGTGCTTGCCCTGTCCGGGGTTCCGCCTCTTTCCGCTTTTTTTAGCAAAGACATTATCGTCGAGCTTGAGCATATCACCGGGCATAATTTTTATTTTTATGTGGGGATTATTATTTCCCTACTGACCGCTTTTTATTTAACAAGAGCCTATTGCTTGACCTTTCTTGGAGAGGAAAAAGGCTCTCATCAAAACTTAATAAAAGAAGCGCGCCCTGTTATGTGGGTGCCTGTGTCCATTCTCGCAATTTTGGCCATTGTCGGAGGTTTTTTAGGCTTCTGTTTTTGCCCGATGCCTCTTCTTGAAAAATTTCTTATCGACATTGGCATTACCCCCGGAGAAAAAGAATTGGGGGTAAATTTATTTAACCACATTGAAACCTGGTTTGCGATAGCGGCGACGCTTTTTGGCGTCGGGGTTTCATATTTGATGTTCACACGTTACGTAAAAAAATATAATGTGACTTTCCAATTTATCAAAAAAGCTTTCTATATCAATGAGATTTATGAGGCGGTCTTCGTTGCGCCTTTAAAAAAACTATCAAAAGTCATTGTAAAAGGGATTGAGCCTCATTTGATAGAAGGCTCTATTGAGGGAGCGGTTTTAGGGGTGAACGGAGTCGGAAAGTTTTTACAAAAATATCAAAGCGGCCAAGTACGATCCTATATTGCTTGGATGGTGCTTGGAACTTGCTTGCTTGTCGCTTATTTTATTTTCTAA
- a CDS encoding complex I subunit 4 family protein — MNEFFSLLLVIPFIGSFLFFTLGAVSKFNGRGLAFVLGALPLLLLLARYNHWLGDEINIPWISHLNINFHLRIDSLSLLFLYLVAFIIPISIFAVSPNECDHHPYYYGLILLLQGFLFIFFTARDLVVFTVFWEAMLLPLFFIINLCGKENREKAALKFLTYMIAGSILMIAGVLFLYFLGTAESFDLDVLAQNLKSQSLPWIFGIFLLAFAVKTPLFPFHGWLPDAYYEAPTAGTILLSALLSKAGIYGIIRIGIELFSNAMQAFQIPLLVLAIIGVFYGGFAAWRQNDYKRLIAYSSFSHVNFILAGLFIWSETAHAGAILQSLNHGVTIAALFLISGWLEEKTQTTSLKNLGGLAHYFPYLCWFTMAFILASVALPGTNNFVGEIIILFGLFKEKPGFAVFLTLSIILSALYMLRMMQKIYFGEGREEKLFNPLTIDMDFKEKAVALSLLFVIFLIGIYPSPVLKDAEVAARILTERESR, encoded by the coding sequence ATGAACGAATTTTTTAGTTTACTACTTGTGATTCCATTTATTGGCTCTTTCTTGTTCTTTACTCTTGGGGCTGTTTCAAAATTTAATGGAAGAGGCTTAGCTTTTGTTTTAGGTGCTCTTCCTCTTCTCTTATTACTGGCAAGATACAATCATTGGCTAGGGGATGAGATAAATATCCCATGGATCTCCCATTTAAATATCAATTTTCATCTTAGGATTGACTCTTTATCCCTTCTTTTTCTTTATCTTGTGGCTTTTATTATCCCGATTAGCATTTTTGCTGTCAGTCCAAATGAGTGCGATCATCATCCTTATTATTACGGTTTGATCTTGCTGCTTCAGGGGTTTCTTTTTATCTTTTTTACAGCGAGGGATTTAGTCGTATTTACGGTGTTTTGGGAAGCTATGCTTCTCCCTTTATTTTTTATCATCAACTTATGCGGAAAAGAAAATCGGGAAAAAGCTGCGCTTAAATTTTTAACCTACATGATTGCAGGCTCCATTTTAATGATAGCAGGCGTTCTTTTTCTTTATTTCTTGGGAACAGCCGAGTCGTTTGATCTAGATGTTTTGGCACAAAATTTGAAAAGCCAATCCTTGCCCTGGATTTTTGGAATTTTTCTTTTAGCTTTTGCTGTTAAGACACCTCTTTTTCCCTTCCATGGCTGGCTCCCTGACGCCTACTATGAAGCGCCGACTGCCGGAACGATTTTACTGTCAGCTCTACTTTCAAAAGCCGGGATTTACGGGATTATCCGCATAGGAATCGAGCTTTTTTCAAATGCAATGCAGGCCTTTCAAATTCCGCTTTTAGTTCTAGCCATTATCGGTGTTTTTTATGGGGGCTTTGCTGCATGGAGACAAAACGATTATAAACGTCTTATTGCCTATTCAAGCTTCTCTCACGTCAATTTTATTTTGGCAGGCCTTTTTATCTGGAGCGAAACCGCTCATGCAGGGGCTATTTTGCAATCGCTTAACCATGGCGTTACGATTGCAGCCCTCTTTCTAATCTCCGGTTGGCTTGAGGAAAAAACGCAAACCACTTCTTTAAAAAACCTTGGGGGACTAGCTCACTATTTCCCCTATTTATGCTGGTTTACGATGGCTTTTATTTTAGCATCCGTAGCTCTTCCCGGTACCAATAATTTTGTTGGGGAAATCATAATTCTTTTTGGCCTTTTTAAGGAAAAACCTGGGTTTGCAGTTTTCTTAACGCTTTCTATTATTCTATCAGCTCTTTACATGCTTAGAATGATGCAAAAGATTTATTTTGGAGAAGGTAGGGAAGAAAAGCTTTTTAACCCTCTCACTATCGACATGGATTTCAAAGAAAAAGCGGTTGCCTTATCCCTATTATTTGTCATTTTTTTAATCGGCATTTACCCAAGTCCTGTCTTAAAGGATGCTGAAGTTGCCGCAAGAATTCTTACTGAAAGAGAATCAAGATGA